The following coding sequences are from one Candidatus Woesearchaeota archaeon window:
- a CDS encoding YvrJ family protein, with translation MIESEIINLIGNMGFPIAMCFYLMFRFEKTLQKNTESVQELTKYLKDKKN, from the coding sequence ATGATAGAAAGCGAAATAATAAACCTAATTGGAAACATGGGCTTTCCTATTGCAATGTGCTTTTATCTCATGTTCAGATTTGAAAAAACACTACAAAAAAACACAGAAAGTGTGCAAGAACTAACAAAATACTTAAAAGATAAAAAGAATTAA
- a CDS encoding DUF2958 domain-containing protein → MWNKPTLKQLEKVPDLYSQENVKDKKIYLKFFLGSWTWYIAEINHKNYDTMFGYVISPMGSEWGYISLKELIGLKQLFVEVDRDIYSVTPYKPKKFSELMKEEQNKDFLDDL, encoded by the coding sequence ATGTGGAATAAACCAACATTAAAGCAATTAGAGAAAGTTCCTGATTTGTATAGTCAAGAAAATGTCAAAGATAAAAAAATATATCTTAAATTCTTTCTTGGCTCATGGACTTGGTATATTGCAGAAATAAACCACAAAAACTATGACACCATGTTTGGATATGTAATATCGCCAATGGGTTCAGAATGGGGTTATATATCACTAAAAGAATTAATCGGACTAAAACAATTATTCGTAGAAGTAGATAGGGACATCTATTCAGTAACACCATACAAACCAAAAAAGTTTTCAGAACTAATGAAAGAAGAACAAAATAAAGACTTCTTGGATGACTTATAA
- a CDS encoding type IV secretory system conjugative DNA transfer family protein yields MIKIKTNQRIFITGKTQSGKTNFAKYLIRQLKNYIIYDIKREYSSFGIVVHTKKEFLISLKRGYSQIVIQPNDLSKENFNEICQTIFQKLTNIILIVDEVHKFCTKSSIPYYLNAIVTVGASLGIGFMGISQRCANVHNDILASSEYIISFYQFLDNDINKLKEFLGTEAEKLKNIEYYYFLMFSIFDKKIKFYKSIKKM; encoded by the coding sequence ATGATAAAAATAAAAACCAATCAAAGAATATTCATAACAGGCAAAACCCAAAGCGGAAAAACCAACTTTGCGAAATATCTCATAAGACAGCTTAAAAACTATATCATATACGATATAAAAAGAGAATATTCAAGCTTTGGAATAGTAGTCCATACAAAAAAAGAGTTTCTAATATCACTAAAAAGAGGATACTCTCAAATAGTCATACAACCAAACGATTTAAGTAAAGAAAACTTTAACGAAATATGCCAAACAATATTTCAAAAACTAACAAACATAATCTTAATAGTGGATGAAGTCCATAAATTCTGCACAAAATCAAGCATACCATACTACTTAAACGCAATAGTAACCGTAGGAGCAAGTCTTGGCATAGGATTTATGGGAATAAGCCAAAGATGTGCAAATGTGCATAATGACATATTAGCAAGTAGCGAATATATAATAAGCTTTTACCAATTCCTCGACAACGACATAAACAAACTAAAAGAATTCTTAGGAACAGAAGCAGAAAAACTCAAAAACATAGAATACTACTATTTCCTAATGTTCTCAATATTCGACAAAAAAATAAAATTCTACAAATCAATCAAGAAGATGTAG